In one Saccharibacillus brassicae genomic region, the following are encoded:
- a CDS encoding NAD/NADP transhydrogenase alpha subunit — protein MRCVTVYTNEFEKFSDIFEQVLISDIPENDDMEIEGVTVGSVSEIPEEYVEQMRLKPEVVVMRDKKRNITILQHGKIFEIFIPTV, from the coding sequence ATGAGATGCGTTACGGTATACACGAACGAGTTTGAGAAATTTTCGGATATTTTCGAGCAGGTGCTGATCAGCGACATCCCGGAAAATGACGACATGGAAATCGAAGGCGTAACGGTAGGCAGCGTCAGCGAGATTCCGGAAGAATACGTCGAGCAGATGCGCCTGAAGCCCGAAGTCGTCGTCATGCGCGACAAGAAACGCAACATCACGATTTTGCAGCACGGCAAAATTTTCGAAATTTTTATCCCAACCGTTTAA
- a CDS encoding dynamin family protein gives MADTTMKSGDLHQKLERLRAALVLYEDPETAAKIGQLERKWNDRELTLAFLGHFSAGKSSLINALCGGPLLPSGPLPTTANAAIIRSGERRAEITLHPADTASEAASAGLPSGSGERKLVLAPEEMEGALARYCKDGESYATVEIWGDIPLLQGGGAFLDTPGVDSTDAAHASATDAALHLADVVFYVMDYNHVQSETNLAFAKSLSDLGKPLVLIVNQVDKHRETELSFAHYRETVERTFSDWQIQTADVLYLSVKRPDHPLSGWNRFVALIGRLFEEREQLLERGVRLAAQDLLDRHLLRERDVRPGEAASLSAEEEEVEYEAEASLQALQSQQSELADRGRNLRDRLMNEIGRTLDNAPIMPASLRDLIQLYLEASAPGFRAGGLFGSKKRTEKEREDRLAAVAADFAERVEAGLDVHVRERLRAFGRELGVWDAGQETRLEQALPRVEGGWVSGLLREDVRLSPEYVMNFSGDLRGEALARFRRASLEFADSLLEDAEPQGGEQLAEISRQVLQASELAGKARLRREVREALDLREQELAGLLGNADGLPALRLPQLDEPQGEAGRGGEPFAADGAADAAASVPAAAVSAAAAAAPAPETGLTPAPPAAAADPAAPPHAAPAGRKPAGLHAASSAEDAGAGGRLDILHAAADRLREAAEVLAPLPAFASTLRAMREREASLRGGRFTLALFGAFSAGKSSFANALLGDGFLPVSPHPTTAAISRIMAPERAEDHGRALIVMKTREELMGDLADACELLGLGDPAAGRWRAEVRALTPDRIHPSGRAHYSFLRAADAGFDLAEPMLGTESLAEPDQFRLYAAEESRACFVKRIDLYIDSQWTRQGIVLVDTPGADSVHARHTGVTFDYMKNADALVFVTYYNHAFSRADRQFLAQLGRVKGSDSVDKTFFIVNAADLADSEEECGGVTAHLEERLRGEGILNPRIYPVSSLRALERKRSGRAYTDVGSSAGSAAASAGEEFGGAAFDRFEAFERELLHFAAEELAGLAAASADREIEASRERLNSWIAEADLGAQERQLRLERLAKASVEAREIAGLAGAADKTPELVREIRELLFHVRQRIEFRFGDWFAESFNPALLHAGIGDLKASFLACGRELSRMVAREAENELLATGLRIERAGQRMLAGGLNDTRDRLAGLGAPFDRLEPGDGGAWETPSVSEVQLSGALDWASLWPMFKSPKAFFEQRGRDAVREAALATFREALQHVTESRLPEFEDFYGRQLSHKLGTEAEALLRQAEEAADGMRLSLSDQPDTERWKAMENRLKHVLAAQQKVKA, from the coding sequence ATGGCGGACACGACAATGAAATCCGGGGATCTGCACCAAAAACTAGAGCGGCTGCGTGCCGCTCTAGTTTTGTATGAAGATCCCGAAACGGCGGCCAAGATCGGCCAACTGGAACGAAAATGGAACGATCGCGAGCTGACGCTTGCTTTTCTCGGTCATTTCTCGGCCGGCAAGTCGAGTCTGATCAACGCGCTGTGCGGAGGGCCGCTGCTGCCGTCCGGCCCGCTTCCGACGACGGCCAATGCCGCGATTATCCGCAGCGGCGAGCGCCGGGCGGAGATTACGCTGCATCCGGCGGACACTGCTTCGGAAGCGGCGTCCGCCGGTCTGCCGTCCGGCAGCGGCGAGCGCAAGCTCGTGCTGGCGCCGGAAGAAATGGAAGGCGCGCTCGCCCGCTACTGCAAAGACGGGGAATCGTACGCCACGGTCGAAATCTGGGGCGATATTCCGCTGCTGCAGGGCGGAGGCGCGTTCCTCGATACGCCGGGCGTCGATTCCACCGATGCGGCGCATGCTTCGGCGACCGACGCCGCGCTGCATTTGGCGGACGTCGTCTTCTACGTCATGGATTACAACCATGTCCAATCGGAGACGAATCTGGCGTTCGCCAAAAGCTTGTCCGATCTCGGCAAGCCGCTCGTGCTGATCGTCAACCAGGTGGACAAGCACCGCGAGACGGAGCTGTCGTTTGCCCATTACCGGGAAACGGTCGAGCGCACGTTCTCCGATTGGCAGATTCAAACGGCGGACGTGCTCTATTTGTCCGTCAAGCGTCCGGATCATCCGCTCAGCGGGTGGAACCGCTTCGTCGCGCTGATCGGCCGGCTGTTCGAAGAACGCGAACAGCTGCTTGAACGCGGCGTGCGTCTGGCGGCGCAGGATTTGCTGGACCGGCATCTGCTGCGCGAGCGCGACGTTCGCCCGGGCGAAGCGGCAAGCCTGAGCGCCGAAGAGGAAGAAGTCGAATACGAAGCCGAAGCCAGCCTGCAAGCGCTTCAATCGCAGCAGAGCGAATTGGCCGATCGCGGGCGCAATCTGCGCGACCGGCTTATGAACGAGATCGGCCGCACGCTCGACAACGCGCCGATCATGCCGGCTTCGCTGCGCGACCTGATCCAGCTCTATCTGGAAGCGTCGGCGCCGGGATTCCGCGCCGGCGGCTTGTTCGGCTCGAAAAAGCGGACCGAAAAAGAGCGCGAAGACCGGCTCGCCGCGGTCGCTGCCGATTTCGCCGAGCGGGTGGAAGCGGGACTCGACGTGCATGTGCGCGAACGGCTGCGGGCTTTCGGACGGGAACTGGGCGTCTGGGACGCCGGGCAGGAGACGCGGCTGGAACAGGCGCTGCCGCGCGTCGAGGGCGGCTGGGTGTCCGGCCTGCTCCGCGAAGACGTGCGGCTGTCGCCGGAATACGTCATGAATTTCTCCGGCGATCTGCGCGGCGAAGCGCTCGCCCGCTTCCGCCGGGCATCGCTGGAGTTCGCCGACAGCCTGCTGGAAGATGCCGAGCCGCAGGGCGGGGAGCAGTTGGCCGAGATCAGCCGGCAGGTGCTCCAGGCGTCCGAGCTCGCGGGCAAAGCGCGGCTGCGCCGCGAAGTCCGCGAAGCGCTGGACCTGCGCGAGCAGGAACTCGCCGGGCTGCTCGGCAACGCCGACGGCCTGCCGGCGCTGCGCCTGCCGCAGCTGGACGAGCCGCAGGGCGAAGCCGGCCGCGGCGGAGAGCCGTTCGCGGCGGACGGCGCTGCCGATGCGGCGGCGTCCGTGCCAGCGGCGGCGGTCTCCGCGGCTGCGGCCGCTGCGCCAGCCCCGGAGACCGGGCTGACGCCTGCGCCGCCGGCCGCGGCGGCAGACCCCGCCGCGCCGCCGCATGCAGCGCCCGCAGGCCGGAAGCCTGCCGGCCTGCACGCGGCGTCTTCGGCCGAAGACGCCGGCGCCGGCGGCCGGCTGGACATCCTGCACGCGGCGGCGGACCGGCTGCGCGAAGCGGCCGAAGTGCTCGCGCCGCTGCCCGCGTTCGCTTCGACGCTGCGCGCCATGCGCGAACGCGAAGCTTCGCTGCGCGGCGGGCGCTTCACGCTGGCGCTGTTCGGAGCGTTTAGCGCCGGCAAGTCTTCGTTCGCCAACGCTTTGCTCGGAGACGGATTCCTGCCGGTGTCGCCGCATCCGACGACCGCGGCGATCAGCCGGATCATGGCCCCGGAACGGGCCGAAGACCACGGCCGCGCGCTGATCGTCATGAAGACGCGCGAAGAACTGATGGGCGACCTCGCCGACGCCTGCGAACTGCTCGGTCTGGGCGATCCGGCGGCGGGCCGCTGGCGCGCCGAAGTGCGCGCGCTGACGCCGGACCGTATCCATCCGTCCGGCCGCGCGCATTACAGCTTCCTGCGCGCCGCGGACGCCGGCTTCGATCTGGCCGAGCCGATGCTCGGCACGGAAAGCCTGGCGGAGCCGGACCAATTCCGGCTGTACGCGGCGGAAGAGAGCCGCGCCTGCTTCGTGAAGCGGATCGATCTGTATATCGATTCGCAATGGACGCGGCAGGGGATCGTGCTCGTCGATACGCCGGGAGCCGATTCGGTGCACGCCCGCCATACGGGCGTCACGTTCGACTATATGAAAAATGCCGACGCGCTCGTCTTCGTCACGTATTACAACCATGCGTTCTCCCGGGCGGACCGCCAGTTTCTGGCGCAGCTCGGCCGCGTCAAAGGCAGTGACAGCGTCGACAAGACGTTCTTCATCGTCAACGCCGCCGATCTGGCCGATTCGGAAGAAGAATGCGGCGGAGTGACGGCGCATCTGGAAGAGCGGCTGCGCGGCGAAGGCATCTTGAATCCGCGCATCTATCCGGTGTCGAGCCTGCGCGCGCTGGAGCGCAAGCGCTCCGGCCGGGCGTATACCGACGTTGGATCATCCGCCGGATCGGCCGCCGCTTCGGCGGGCGAAGAGTTCGGCGGAGCGGCGTTCGACCGGTTCGAAGCGTTCGAGCGGGAACTGCTGCATTTTGCGGCCGAAGAATTGGCCGGGCTTGCCGCGGCGTCGGCCGATCGCGAGATCGAAGCGTCGCGCGAACGGCTGAACAGCTGGATCGCGGAAGCGGACCTCGGCGCGCAGGAACGGCAGCTGCGCCTTGAGCGGCTGGCGAAAGCGTCGGTCGAAGCACGCGAGATCGCGGGCTTGGCCGGAGCGGCGGACAAGACGCCGGAACTGGTGCGCGAGATCCGCGAGCTGCTGTTCCACGTGCGGCAGCGGATCGAGTTCCGGTTCGGCGACTGGTTCGCCGAAAGCTTCAATCCGGCGCTGCTGCACGCCGGAATCGGCGACCTCAAAGCGTCGTTCCTGGCCTGCGGACGCGAATTGTCGCGTATGGTCGCCCGCGAAGCGGAGAACGAACTGCTGGCAACGGGCCTGCGGATCGAACGGGCCGGCCAGCGCATGCTGGCGGGGGGACTGAACGATACGCGGGACCGGCTGGCCGGGCTTGGAGCGCCGTTCGACCGGCTCGAACCGGGAGACGGCGGCGCGTGGGAGACGCCTTCCGTGTCGGAAGTGCAGCTCAGCGGCGCGCTGGACTGGGCTTCGCTCTGGCCGATGTTCAAAAGCCCCAAAGCGTTTTTCGAGCAGCGGGGCCGGGATGCCGTGCGCGAAGCGGCGCTGGCGACGTTCCGCGAAGCGCTGCAGCACGTCACGGAGAGCCGGCTGCCGGAGTTCGAAGACTTCTACGGCCGGCAGCTGTCGCACAAATTGGGCACGGAAGCCGAAGCGCTGCTGCGTCAGGCGGAAGAAGCGGCGGACGGCATGCGTCTCTCGCTGTCCGACCAGCCGGATACCGAACGGTGGAAAGCGATGGAGAATCGCTTGAAACACGTATTGGCGGCACAGCAAAAAGTAAAAGCGTGA
- the nth gene encoding endonuclease III has protein sequence MTNAKVRHILDTIAGMYPDARCELDHRNAFELTIAVLLSAQCTDVTVNKVTKDLFEKYRAPADYVSVPREELEQDIRRIGLYRNKAKHIQSLCHLLIEQYGGEVPSAHDELVKLPGVGRKTANVVVSNAFDMPAIAVDTHVERVSKRLGLAAEGDSVLEVEKKLMKKVPREEWTLTHHRLIFFGRYHCKAQSPNCQVCPLLDVCKEGKKRMKTSTVRRTRKSG, from the coding sequence ATGACAAACGCCAAAGTCAGACACATCCTGGATACGATTGCCGGCATGTATCCGGACGCGCGCTGCGAGCTGGATCACCGCAATGCGTTCGAACTGACGATCGCGGTGCTGCTGTCGGCCCAGTGCACGGATGTGACGGTCAATAAAGTGACGAAGGATCTGTTTGAAAAGTATCGGGCTCCGGCGGATTACGTCTCGGTGCCGCGCGAGGAACTGGAACAGGATATTCGCCGGATCGGGTTGTACCGGAACAAGGCGAAGCATATCCAGAGCCTGTGCCATCTGCTGATCGAGCAGTACGGCGGCGAAGTTCCGAGCGCGCACGACGAGCTGGTCAAGCTTCCCGGCGTCGGCCGCAAGACGGCAAACGTCGTCGTCTCCAACGCGTTCGACATGCCGGCGATCGCGGTCGATACGCATGTCGAGCGGGTCTCCAAACGGCTCGGGCTTGCGGCGGAAGGCGATTCCGTGCTGGAAGTCGAGAAGAAGCTGATGAAAAAAGTGCCGAGGGAAGAATGGACGCTCACGCACCACCGTCTTATTTTTTTCGGCCGGTACCACTGCAAAGCCCAATCGCCCAATTGTCAGGTCTGTCCGCTGCTCGACGTATGCAAAGAAGGCAAAAAACGCATGAAAACGTCGACGGTGCGCAGAACGCGCAAATCGGGTTGA
- a CDS encoding putative bifunctional diguanylate cyclase/phosphodiesterase — protein MNDILAILSLNWVYLTISLLGSIAACALIVYGAAWKQSELRTVRVRKRQQMVILLGAAAFSIDHIVAPLSLELVVNRDYYVIHLIFTVLGCLAATSLAIRYAVKPASGSARFFWTGLIVSFTILLFDYANVMLLFRHLAVWNPDLVAMNVILTFCIGFAVMRLVTLSSRNREHGLNSRWNVPGIILCGFALFGVPILCVLSVLPLDVYDRAGEIGENRAFLVPYLFMLAIVCLLMAFPDDFVRVREKLQSRKLREREQHYISLYEHNPDGVLEFDARGVVTGMNARAEAISKKLGKKMLDTRFIDLFAGEQRRIVADHLKLVLGGRPGTSEIDMQGVDGHVQSYALTSLPIVVDRHVVGAYSIVKNITKRKRDQETIRHLAYHDELTGLSNRRSFEVTLERYTNYGDQRPEPFTLLFIDLDRFKRVNDFFGHAFGDLVIKHASKLIKGCIPSDAFLARMGGDEFTVILPSVYRRSEAEKWAGQIVERFNDPFEIGKHTVKLSASVGISRYPDDGLSSELLTKYADSAMYDAKQNGSAQYRFYDAASDRTSLEEMRLEQELELALEKDQLRLMYQPKFDIRSGQAIGYEALIRWDHPVHGEISPLRFIPMAEKSGMIVPIEQWVLRTACLQAKSWEREGLGKLPIAINVSQVHLMKPDIYESILRTLEETEFDPRLLELEITESAMMHNEEHVIEILDQLKAAGISVSMDDFGTGYSSLSYLHSLPISCLKIDRSFIRKITTDPDSKAIAEMIISMAKQLGLKIIAEGVETSEQVALLQELQCYNVQGFYYSRPLPPEQVGRTNVS, from the coding sequence ATGAATGACATCTTAGCAATCCTATCGTTGAATTGGGTCTATTTGACAATTTCGCTGCTGGGTTCGATCGCGGCATGCGCCCTGATCGTGTACGGCGCGGCATGGAAACAATCGGAACTTCGGACCGTTCGCGTGCGCAAACGCCAGCAAATGGTCATTTTGCTCGGCGCGGCCGCTTTTAGCATCGATCATATCGTGGCGCCGCTGTCGCTTGAACTCGTGGTGAACCGCGACTATTACGTAATCCATTTGATTTTTACCGTGCTCGGCTGCCTGGCCGCGACTTCGCTCGCGATTCGTTACGCGGTGAAGCCGGCCAGCGGCTCGGCCCGTTTTTTCTGGACCGGACTGATCGTCTCGTTCACGATTCTGCTGTTCGATTACGCCAACGTTATGCTGCTGTTCCGCCATTTGGCCGTATGGAATCCGGATCTTGTGGCGATGAACGTGATCCTTACGTTTTGTATCGGTTTTGCCGTTATGCGCCTTGTGACCTTGTCGAGCCGCAACCGGGAGCACGGACTGAACTCGCGCTGGAACGTCCCCGGCATTATTCTGTGCGGGTTTGCGCTGTTCGGCGTTCCGATCCTGTGCGTGCTGTCCGTGCTGCCGCTCGACGTCTACGACCGGGCAGGGGAGATCGGCGAGAACCGCGCGTTCCTCGTGCCTTACCTGTTCATGCTCGCTATTGTCTGCCTGCTGATGGCGTTCCCGGACGATTTCGTGCGCGTGCGCGAAAAGCTGCAAAGCCGCAAGCTGCGCGAGCGCGAGCAGCACTACATTTCCCTGTATGAACACAATCCCGACGGAGTGTTGGAATTCGACGCCCGCGGCGTCGTGACCGGCATGAACGCCCGCGCCGAAGCCATCTCCAAAAAGCTTGGCAAAAAAATGCTCGACACCCGCTTCATCGACCTGTTCGCCGGCGAGCAGAGACGGATCGTCGCCGATCATCTGAAGCTCGTGCTCGGCGGTCGTCCCGGCACGTCCGAGATCGATATGCAGGGCGTGGACGGGCATGTGCAGTCGTATGCGCTGACCTCGCTGCCGATCGTCGTCGACCGGCATGTCGTGGGCGCGTACAGCATCGTCAAAAATATTACGAAGCGCAAAAGGGATCAGGAAACGATTCGCCATCTCGCGTATCACGACGAGCTGACCGGATTGTCGAACCGCCGTTCGTTCGAAGTGACGCTTGAGCGGTATACGAATTACGGCGATCAGAGACCGGAACCGTTTACGCTGCTGTTTATCGACCTTGATCGCTTCAAGCGCGTCAACGACTTTTTCGGCCATGCGTTCGGCGATCTCGTTATCAAGCATGCCAGCAAATTGATCAAAGGCTGCATTCCGTCCGACGCTTTTCTCGCCCGGATGGGCGGCGACGAATTCACGGTCATCTTGCCGTCCGTGTACCGCCGTTCGGAAGCGGAGAAATGGGCAGGGCAGATCGTGGAACGGTTCAACGACCCGTTCGAGATCGGCAAGCACACCGTCAAGCTGTCCGCTTCGGTCGGCATCTCCCGCTACCCGGACGACGGGCTGTCGAGCGAGCTGCTGACCAAATACGCCGATTCCGCCATGTATGACGCCAAGCAGAACGGCAGCGCCCAATACCGGTTTTACGATGCGGCAAGCGACCGGACGAGTCTCGAAGAGATGCGGCTGGAACAGGAACTCGAACTTGCGCTTGAAAAAGACCAGCTTCGGCTGATGTACCAACCGAAATTCGATATTCGCAGCGGCCAGGCGATCGGCTACGAAGCGCTGATCCGCTGGGATCATCCGGTCCACGGCGAAATTTCGCCGCTCCGCTTCATTCCGATGGCGGAAAAAAGCGGGATGATCGTGCCGATCGAACAATGGGTGCTGCGCACCGCCTGCCTGCAAGCCAAAAGCTGGGAGCGCGAAGGGCTGGGCAAGCTGCCGATCGCGATCAACGTGTCCCAGGTTCACCTGATGAAGCCCGATATTTACGAGAGCATCCTGCGGACGCTGGAAGAGACCGAATTCGATCCGCGGCTGCTGGAACTGGAAATTACCGAAAGCGCGATGATGCACAACGAAGAGCATGTGATCGAGATTCTCGACCAGCTCAAAGCGGCGGGCATCTCCGTCTCGATGGACGACTTCGGCACCGGCTACAGCTCCCTGAGCTATTTGCACAGCCTGCCGATCAGCTGCCTGAAGATCGACCGTTCGTTTATTCGCAAAATCACGACCGACCCGGACAGCAAAGCGATCGCCGAGATGATCATCTCGATGGCCAAGCAGCTCGGTCTGAAGATTATCGCCGAAGGCGTGGAGACGAGCGAGCAGGTCGCGCTGCTGCAGGAGCTGCAATGCTACAACGTGCAGGGCTTCTACTACAGCCGCCCGCTGCCGCCCGAACAGGTGGGCCGTACGAACGTTTCCTGA